In one window of Scyliorhinus canicula chromosome 17, sScyCan1.1, whole genome shotgun sequence DNA:
- the LOC119952411 gene encoding uncharacterized protein LOC119952411 isoform X1 produces the protein MWEIRRFFDPHDPARPDPVGLNRRPDFDLETEEARQVGPTWLEARRSIQSAQPGIHPHGPIRLVSEGTAQCPDPPDRETEEDRRVGSTRPRSRPNLGSIRPGAPDQPDPERPCQGPEHNVTIPKAVKTTREDPNTLKGRPHHVEPQGLTAPQKCPPGDPEIATGAQDPSRPDNLPSTRSDVSPQIPRPLKSSNPPRKRGKRGGLQVRLKQHGFKSPLPSIFLANIQDIESKLDELKTRLTSQREVRDSCVLCFTETWLTPASLDCAIQPDGFSIHRMDRMASSGKTEGGGVCLLINNSWCSDVATLATHCSPDLEYLIVKCCPDHLPQEFTSVIIMAVYIPPEAEVKNALDELSTAVNKNETEYTEAFFIMAGDFNQANLKSVLPKFHQHISCPTKGPDILDHCYTNIKGAYRSIARPHFGNSDHKTVFLLPAYKQTV, from the exons ATGTGGGAG ATCCGGAGATTCTTCGATCCACATGACCCGGCCAGACCTGACCCGGTAGGACTCAATCGGCGACCTGACTTTGACCTGGAAACAGAAGAGGCCCGACAAGTGGGCCCAACGTGGCTTGAAGCAAGACGCAGCATTCAAAGTGCCCAACCCGGCATCCATCCACATGGCCCGATCCGACTCGTCTCGGAGGGGACCGCCCAGTGTCCTGATCCACCTGATCGGGAAACAGAAGAGGACCGACGGGTAGGCTCAACCAGGCCGAGATCGAGGCCCAATCTTGGGAGCATCCGACCAGGTGCCCCGGACCAACCTGACCCAGAAAGACCCTGCCAAGGACCCGAACACAACGTAACCATTCCCAAAGCAGTGAAGACCAcacgcgaggacccgaacacgctgaAAGGAAGACCCCACCACGTGGAGCCCCAGGGCCTGACCGCGCCCCAAAAATGCCCACCCGGTGACCCCGAAATCGCAACCGGAGCCCAGGACCCTTCCAGACCCGacaacctaccttccacaaggtcagacgtcTCTCCTCAGATTCCGAGACCACTGAAAAGCAGCAACCCGCCTAGGAAACGAGGGAAACGTGGCGGTTtgcaggtgagactaaaacaaCACGGTTTCaaatcccctctccccagcatattcCTGGCAAACATCCAAGATATCGAAAGCAAGCTGGACGAGCTTAAAACTAGACTTACTTctcagagggaagtgagagacagctgtgtgctctgtttcacagagacatggctcacccccgcctcactggactgcgccatacaacctgacggcttctcaattcaccggatgGACCGCATGGCGTCGTCGGGCAAAacggagggtggaggggtttgcctcctcatcaacaactcctggtgctcggatgtggcAACCCTGGCGACCCACTGCTCCCCGGATCTGGAATACCTGATTGTGAAGTGCTGCCCAGACCACCTTCCACAGGAGTTCACTTCAGTCATTATCatggcggtctacatcccacccgaggcagaagtgaagaatgcGCTTGATGAATTGTCCACCGCTGTAAATAAAAATGAAACCGAATACACGGAGGCTTTCTTCatcatggccggggacttcaaccaggccaacctcaagagtgtgctgccaaaattccaccaacacatctcctgtcccaccaaggGCCCtgacatccttgaccactgctacacaaacatcaagggcgcctaccgctcCATTGCCCGACCACATTTCGGAAATTCGGACCACAAGACGGTgttccttctcccagcatacaagcagacGGTTTAG
- the LOC119952411 gene encoding oral-facial-digital syndrome 1 protein-like isoform X2, translating into MPSPIKKKTKALPKKLRTRCAHRDLDNASTSSSSIRATSKKTKEKKLKSKTQQWKDKVAKTNPQKSKEIKTREMLYSRYYRAQCAAAADTLRKRNLTAKEREEAEIWLKRKNNNNETARIRMQRMNKRKAAAGKKDRPKKTQTRQQQAISRTKEAERKRRQRAGYLQEQKEAISSRRRELYAIKVNKNKMTALKEYEKIINEKEEKLKEMEKQLKAKEIELANKNDELQNRTVKVLKANSMLPKEEALDFRTDIARNKALERVRKALPKRRSHCINTLLELIKKSSPTKAVAFRKAGLRTENKLHARVMETITTGLQAP; encoded by the coding sequence ATGCCATCACCAATTAAGAAGAAAACAAAGGCACTGCCTAAAAAGTTGCGTACCAGATGTGCACATCGTGACCTTGACAACGCCTCCACAAGCTCTTCTTCTATCCGGGCGACTTCAAAGAAGACAAAGGAAAAGAAGCTTAAATCCAAGACTCAACAGTGGAAAGATAAAGTTGCAAAGACAAATCCACAAAAAAGCAAAGAGATAAAGACACGTGAAATGCTTTACAGCCGATACTATAGAGcacagtgtgcagcagcagcagaCACTCTAAGAAAAAGAAATCTCACTGCTAAGGAAAGGGAAGAAGCAGAGATATGGCTAAAGAGGAAAAACAATAACAATGAGACTGCCAGGATTAGGATGCAAAGAATGAATAAAAGGAAGGCAGCTGCAGGAAAGAAGGATAGACCAAAGAAAACCCAGACAAGACAGCAGCAAGCGATTTCAAGGACCAAGGAAGCCGAAAGGAAACGTAGACAGCGAGCAGGATACCTGCAAGAACAAAAGGAAGCTATTTCATCAAGAAGACGGGAGTTGTATGCAATTAAAGTCAACAAGAACAAGATGACAGCTCTGAAAGAATATGAGAAAATCATAAATGAAAAGGAAGAAAAGCTAAAGGAAATGGAAAAACAATTGAAAGCTAAGGAAATTGAGCTTGCAAACAAGAATGACGAATTACAGAACAGGACTGTTAAGGTACTAAAAGCGAACAGCATGCTTCCTAAAGAAGAAGCCTTAGATTTCCGAACTGATATTGCGAGAAATAAAGCACTGGAACGTGTAAGAAAAGCTTTGCCAAAGAGAAGGTCGCACTGTATAAATACTTTATTGGAACTAATAAAGAAATCATCACCCACTAAAGCTGTTGCTTTTAGAAAAGCTGGGCTTAGAACAGAGAACAAACTTCACGCAAGAGTGATGGAAACAATAACAACTGGACTGCAAGCTCCGTAA